A stretch of DNA from Cryptosporangium aurantiacum:
TCATCCGTAACCGTCTCTAGTACCCAGACTGGCAGCTCTACGTCGACGTTTGCGGCTGTGGACATCGGTTTTCTGTCGGTGGGCAGCTTTAGAATTTCGCACATGAGTTCGATGGTCGAGTGTGTGGCGGTGTTGCGGGAGCTGGCCGGGGAAGACCTCGGCGGGCTCCCCGATTCCGCGCAGCTCGGCCGGGTAGAAGACTGGGAAGAAATCGTGCGGGTGGCCCAGGCCGGCCTCGCCGAAGCCGTGGGTGCGGTGCACCGCCGGGGTGCGGTGGCCTACAACGGTGCCCCGTCGACGAAGGCCTGGCTCCAAGGCTCCTTCAAAATGACCTCGGGTGAGGCCAGCGCTCTGGTCGATACCGCGCGCCGGTTACCGGTTCTGCCGCGTTTCGCCGCCGCCCTGTCCGCCGGCACGGTGTCCTTCGGACACGT
This window harbors:
- a CDS encoding DUF222 domain-containing protein, giving the protein MDIGFLSVGSFRISHMSSMVECVAVLRELAGEDLGGLPDSAQLGRVEDWEEIVRVAQAGLAEAVGAVHRRGAVAYNGAPSTKAWLQGSFKMTSGEASALVDTARRLPVLPRFAAALSAGTVSFGHVKVAAWLARKVDAVDPNLVPVAEEMLFENAHRLSCSELRQIAKRILEHLLPAKDHPP